In Spirosoma sp. KUDC1026, the sequence AATGCCCTGATTGCCGCGGGGGCCGTACGCTAGCGTCGATGGAATAACCAGCGTTGCTTTTTCGCCCTTGTGCATTTTCATGACACCTTCGTCCCAGCCGGGGATAACCATGCCTACGCCAATCTGCAGCTGAGCAGGTTTGCCACCCATTTGAGGATTGGTCAGGGAGCTGTCAAATACTTTACCGTCCAGCAGTTTACCGGTATAATGTACCAGTACCACATCCCCAGGTTTTGGTGTTGGGCCGCTGCCGGGCTGCGTCGTAACCATGAACAGACCCGATGGGCTTTTCTGGCCTTTGCCCGCCAGACCGTTTTTCGCCACGTAGTCATCAACAATTTTTGCATCAATCGCTTTTTGCTTCTCAAAATCAGCCGCCTGCGATTTTTTGTATTCGTCTTCGGTCTGAATGTTCATCACCTTAACGGCGATACCAATGTCAGAGCCTTTCTCAACGCCCGGAGGCAGTGGCTGCATTGCCCGGGTAAACAGAGAATCGGCACTCACGTAGAACGTAGCGCTGTCGCCTTTGCTCAGCATGGTCAGGCCTTCTTCGTAGGAGCCTTTGAACGGTGGAACCTGCAGCAGCATCTGAAAGGGAGCACCTTCTTTATGCGTGTCACGCAAAACGGAATCTTTGTTATTCAGCAGCGTCAGGTGCATCGTCAGAATGTCGCCGACTTTACCCTTGCGTTCGTTGTCGCTTTGTTCGTGAATCTGGTACTTCAGGCCATTTTCCGTTACCTGAACGCGGTTTTTGCCGCAGGCCGCTGCAATAGCGATGATCAGAACGGCTTGCCCGAGATGTTTGAAAGACATGAGAGATTAATGGTTAGATACTAATTTTAGAATGAAACGATGGCCAACTCGTTATTTGGTATAAGCCGGTAAAAACAACAAACAGTTCAGAACGTAGCCAATAACTGCTGCTGGTATTGGGGTAGAATCGATAAAAGCTTCTGCTCTGTCTCCTGCAACGACAGGCTGGAGCGCCCACCAGCCGCGTTGCGATGGCCACCACCGTTAAAATGTGCACTGGATAAATCCCGAACGGAGAAGTTGCCAATTGAGCGGAATGAAATACGAATTTCGTCCAGACGATCAATCAGAATAGCGGCCATCACGACGCCGTCGACGGAAAGCGCGTAGTTCACCATGCCTTCTGTGTCACCAGTTTTGGAGCGGTATTGCTTCAACTCGGCGTCGGTCAGGGTAATGTAAGCAAACTTGTACTCAGGTAGTACTTTGAGTTTTTCGTTCAGAACGTAGCCCAGCAACCGGAATTTATCGAGCGATACGTTGTCAAAAATACGACGATGAATGCTGCTGACGTCAATCTTCAAATCGACCAGTTCTGCCGCCATGCGGTGCACATTACCGGTTGTGTTGGAATGGCGGAAAGAACCCGTATCAGTCATCAGGCCGGCATACAGGCATTCGGCAATGGGAACGTCAATCAGGTTTTTATCGCCCAGCTCAACAATCAGGCGAAAAACAAGCTCAGTTGTTGAGGCCGCCGTAGGATCCCAAAGAGCTGCGTCAGCAAAGGATTCCGGTTCGAGGTGATGATCGATAAGCACCTTACGGGCACGGGACTGACGAACCATAGGGCCGAGGTCTTTGATCCGATCGAGGGCCGAAAAATCGAGGCAAAAAATAAGATCTGTTTCGGCCATCATCTGACTGACCGACGCCCGAATTTTCTCTTCGAACACAACCACCTCATCATTCCCCGACATCCAGTAAAGACTCTGAGGGTAGTCAGTGGGCGTAACAACCGTTACCCGATGACCTTTTTTACGTAGGTAACCCGCCAGTCCCAGGGATGATCCCATCGCATCAGCGTCTGGATTCTGGTGCGTGGTTATCAGGATCGTTTGTGCGGGACTACTCGGCGTTTGACCAATCAGCGCGCTAATCGCGTCAATGTCTTGCATACTAATACGGCCGAAGCCAAAATCGAAGATCAAAAGTACGAATAATTTGCATACTTGCGGGTCAGACCGCGGGCGTGGCTTTTCGGAGGAATGAGTATATTTGGCGCAGTCGGTGTATTTCGATGAAACAATCAAGTCGCACCCATTCTGTTAAGTGAGCCTCTGGCGCTCTGAGCTACTAACTAACCAAACAATCAAACTAAGACAGACAGCAAGCTAACCCAATATGGCAACGAATCGAACATTTACGATGATCAAGCCCGATGCAGTAGAATCTGGCTACGTAGGAGCAATTATCAAACAAATTGAAGAAGCCGGTTTTCGGATTGTCGCGATCAAGAAAACACAGCTGACCACCGAACGGTCGGGACAGTTTTACGCCGTTCACCGGGAGCGGCCGTTTTACAATGACCTGCGTACCTACATGGCATCGGGTCCAATCATACCGATGATTCTGGAAAAAGAGAACGCAGTTGCTGACTTCCGCAAGCTGATCGGCGCTACCAACCCAGCACAGGCCGAAGAAGGAACGATCCGGAAGCTATACGCAAAATCTATGGAAGCCAACGCTATTCATGGCTCCGATTCCGATGAGAACGCCGAAATAGAAAGTAATTTCTTCTTCGCGACGACCGAACAGTACTAATACGTAATGAGCCTGGACAACTAACTAGTCCAGGCTCATTACGTATTAGGCTGTCTGAGCAACAAGCTTCTCGTAGTATTTACAGAAGCTCCTCAGGTCACACTCGTTACATTTTGGGCTGCGTGCCAGACAGATATAACGCCCGTGAAGAATCAACCAATGGTGCGCTTTCGGGACATACACCTTGGGAATATGAGCCATCAGCGCTTTCTCAACGGCCAAGGGGGTGGTTGTTGTTAGCGGAGCTAGGCCCAGTCGATGCGAGACCCGGAATACGTGCGTATCAACGGCCATAGTCGGCTGGTTATATACCACCGATAAAATCACGTTAGCCGTCTTACGACCCACACCCGGCATCAGTTGTAACTCCTCGACCGTTGCCGGGACTTCTCCACTAAACTTTTCCAGTAGTATCTTCGCCATCCCGACCAGGTGTTTAGCCTTGTTATTCGGATACGACACACTACGAATGTACGTGAACACTTCGTCGGCCGAGGCCGCAGCCAGTGATTCTGGCTCCGGAAACCGGGCGAACAGAGCCGGTGTAACCTGGTTAATCCGTTTGTCGGTACACTGGGCGGACAAGATAACCGCGACCAGCAGTTCATACGGATTGCTGAAGTTAAGTTCGGTTTGAGGTTCCGGGAAATGCTGGGTAAAGTATTCGATGAACAGCCGAAAGCGTTCTTTTTTCTGCATAGCAAAACTGAAGCGCAGATCGGATGATCTGCGCTTACATGACAAAACCCACCAAGTAGACTACGATTGACGCAGCCGGATAGGTGGGTTAGCCGAATGGTATTTGGAGTAATTTAGAATTGACTGAACCGTATCCTGACGGGGCTGACGCTCAATCTTATCCAGCAGCGCTTTTGTTTCAAGCGTATCCAGGAAAAAAGTCATCAGGTCCGGCTCGGTCATCATTGCGTCTTCAATGAGCAGATTTTCCTCGGGAGAGGTCTCCTCATAGACGTACCGGATTACATCATTTTGGGTAAATGTTTTTATCATAACTTGGCGAACGTTTGCTCAGTTGTTTGCGCAGATTGATCAGCGCATAACGCATACGTCCCAAAGCTGTGTTGATACTAACACCGGTCGCATCGGCAATTTCCTGGAAACTCATTTCCTCGTAATGCCGCATAATAAGCACCTGCCGCTGTTGCTCCGGCAACCGCTGGATTAACTCGCGCAAATGCTCGTGTGTTTCCTGGCGAATCTGCTGCGATTCAATTGAATCCTCGGCGAACTCAAGCGTATTAAACACACTGCTTCCGTCCTCAAACACTACATTGGGATAGCGTTTATCTTTTCGGAAATAGTCAATGGCCAAGTTGTGAGCAATTCGGATAATCCAGGGTAAGAATTTGCCTTCTTCGTTGTATCTACCCGACTTAATCGTGTCCACGGCCTTAATGAACGTGTCCTGCATTAAATCTTCTGCCACGTATTGATCTTTGACGATCAGGTAAATGGTTGTGTAAATCTTCGATTTGTGCCGCTGCACTAGTTTAGCAAAGGCTTTTTCATTACCACGGATATACAGGGAAATCAA encodes:
- a CDS encoding FKBP-type peptidyl-prolyl cis-trans isomerase, whose product is MSFKHLGQAVLIIAIAAACGKNRVQVTENGLKYQIHEQSDNERKGKVGDILTMHLTLLNNKDSVLRDTHKEGAPFQMLLQVPPFKGSYEEGLTMLSKGDSATFYVSADSLFTRAMQPLPPGVEKGSDIGIAVKVMNIQTEDEYKKSQAADFEKQKAIDAKIVDDYVAKNGLAGKGQKSPSGLFMVTTQPGSGPTPKPGDVVLVHYTGKLLDGKVFDSSLTNPQMGGKPAQLQIGVGMVIPGWDEGVMKMHKGEKATLVIPSTLAYGPRGNQGIAPNSVLTFDIELVDIQKGQPGQMGMPQPQPGR
- a CDS encoding DHH family phosphoesterase, yielding MQDIDAISALIGQTPSSPAQTILITTHQNPDADAMGSSLGLAGYLRKKGHRVTVVTPTDYPQSLYWMSGNDEVVVFEEKIRASVSQMMAETDLIFCLDFSALDRIKDLGPMVRQSRARKVLIDHHLEPESFADAALWDPTAASTTELVFRLIVELGDKNLIDVPIAECLYAGLMTDTGSFRHSNTTGNVHRMAAELVDLKIDVSSIHRRIFDNVSLDKFRLLGYVLNEKLKVLPEYKFAYITLTDAELKQYRSKTGDTEGMVNYALSVDGVVMAAILIDRLDEIRISFRSIGNFSVRDLSSAHFNGGGHRNAAGGRSSLSLQETEQKLLSILPQYQQQLLATF
- a CDS encoding nucleoside-diphosphate kinase; its protein translation is MATNRTFTMIKPDAVESGYVGAIIKQIEEAGFRIVAIKKTQLTTERSGQFYAVHRERPFYNDLRTYMASGPIIPMILEKENAVADFRKLIGATNPAQAEEGTIRKLYAKSMEANAIHGSDSDENAEIESNFFFATTEQY
- the nth gene encoding endonuclease III encodes the protein MQKKERFRLFIEYFTQHFPEPQTELNFSNPYELLVAVILSAQCTDKRINQVTPALFARFPEPESLAAASADEVFTYIRSVSYPNNKAKHLVGMAKILLEKFSGEVPATVEELQLMPGVGRKTANVILSVVYNQPTMAVDTHVFRVSHRLGLAPLTTTTPLAVEKALMAHIPKVYVPKAHHWLILHGRYICLARSPKCNECDLRSFCKYYEKLVAQTA
- a CDS encoding RNA polymerase sigma factor — protein: MEKAQVNDSELISLYIRGNEKAFAKLVQRHKSKIYTTIYLIVKDQYVAEDLMQDTFIKAVDTIKSGRYNEEGKFLPWIIRIAHNLAIDYFRKDKRYPNVVFEDGSSVFNTLEFAEDSIESQQIRQETHEHLRELIQRLPEQQRQVLIMRHYEEMSFQEIADATGVSINTALGRMRYALINLRKQLSKRSPSYDKNIYPK